One genomic region from Cygnus olor isolate bCygOlo1 chromosome 29, bCygOlo1.pri.v2, whole genome shotgun sequence encodes:
- the LOC121061185 gene encoding uncharacterized protein LOC121061185 isoform X6 encodes MVDRAMAVEGPSVEEEEAALALEAAVAGEGPCRAKVEAQVMVDRAMAVEGPSVEEEEEALALEAAVAGEVRFLEVLEAQVMVDQAMAVEGPSVEEEEEALALEAAVAGEAPFLEALEAQVMVDRAMAVEGPSVEEEEAALALEAAVAGEGPCRAKVEAQVMVDRAMAVEGPSVEEEEEEALALEAAVAGEVRFLEVLEAQVMVDRAMAVEGPSVEEEEEEALALEAAVAGEVPFLEALEAQVMVDRAMAVEGPSVEEEEALALEGAVAGEVPFLEALEAQVMVDRAMAVEGPSVEKEEALALEAAVAGEAPFLEALEAQGMVDRAMAVEGPSVEEEEEALALEAAVAGEVRFLEVLEAQVMVDQAMAVEGPSVEEEEEALALEAAVAGEVRFLEVLEAQVMVDQAMAVEGPSVEEEEEEALALEAAVAGEAPFLEALEAQGMVDRAVAVEGPSVEEEALALEAAVAGEGPFLEALEAQVMVDQAMAVEGPSVEEEEAALALEAAVAGEVPFLEALEAQVMVDRAMAVEGPSVEEEEEALALEAAVAGEGPCRAKVEAQVMVDRAMAVEGPSVEEEEEALALEGAVAGGGPFLQALEAQVMVDRAMAVEGPSVEEEEEALALEAALSGEAPFLEALEAQVMVDRAMAVEGPSVEEEEALALEAAVAGEVPFLEALEAQGMVDRAMAVEGPSVGEEALALEAAVAGEGLCLEALEAQVMMDRAMAVEGPSVEEEEEALALEAAVAGEGPCRAKVEAQVMVDRAMAVEGPSVEEEEEALEGAVAGEVPFLEALEAHVMVDQAMAVEGPSVEEAALALETAVAGGGPLLEALEAQVMVDQAMAVEGPSVEEEEEEEALEAAVAGEGPCRAKVEAQVMVDRAMAVEGPSVEEEEAAALALEAAVAGEGLCLEALVAQVMVDQAMAVEGPSVEEEEALALEGAVAGEAPFLEALEAQVMVDRAMAVEGPSVEEEEEALALEAAVAGEAPFLEALEAQVMVDRAMAVEGPSVEEEEEALALEAAVAGEAPFLEALEAQVMVDRAMAVEGPSAEEEEAALEAAVAGEGPCWAKVEAQVMVDRAMAVEGPSVDEEKSLAVVLEEVLVGEVPCLKVVEAQPLVPVRLMLGKGLLVRDPALGVPSVLSLKGTALLLWGQGPRASLILAELGMALDVGAALGRRNTSEAFWVVADLNRLVLRMGLGMGLMEGVLAGGNACLPGDVVRDPPFFQRSLPQ; translated from the exons ATGGTGGATCGAGCTATGGCAGTGGAGGGTCcatctgtggaggaggaggaggcagctctggctctggaggcagcagtggcaggagaggGTCCATGTCGGGCGAAGGTGGAAGCTCAGGTCATGGTGGATCGAGCTATGGCAGTGGAGGGTCcatctgtggaggaggaggaggaggctctggctctggaggcagcagtggcaggagaggTTCGATTTCTGGAGGTTCTGGAAGCTCAGGTCATGGTGGATCAAGCTATGGCAGTGGAGGGTCcatctgtggaggaggaggaggaggctctggctctggaggcagcagtggcaggagaggCTCCATTTCTGGAG GCTCTGGAAGCTCAGGTCATGGTGGATCGAGCTATGGCAGTGGAGGGTCcatctgtggaggaggaggaggcagctctggctctggaggcagcagtggcaggagaggGTCCATGTCGGGCGAAGGTGGAAGCTCAGGTCATGGTGGATCGAGCTATGGCAGTGGAGGGTCcatctgtggaggaggaggaggaggaggctctggctctggaggcagcagtggcaggagaggTTCGATTTCTGGAGGTTCTGGAAGCTCAGGTCATGGTGGATCGAGCTATGGCAGTGGAGGGTCcatctgtggaggaggaggaggaggaggctctggctctggaggcagcagtggcaggagaggTTCCATTTCTGGAGGCTCTGGAAGCTCAGGTCATGGTGGATCGAGCTATGGCAGTGGAGGGTCcatctgtggaggaggaggaggctctggctcTGGAGGGAGCAGTGGCAGGAGAGGTTCCATTTCTGGAGGCTCTGGAAGCTCAGGTCATGGTGGATCGAGCTATGGCAGTGGAGGGTCCATCtgtggagaaggaggaggctctggctctggaggcagcagtggcaggagaggCTCCATTTCTGGAGGCTCTGGAAGCTCAGGGCATGGTGGATCGAGCTATGGCAGTGGAGGGTCcatctgtggaggaggaggaggaggctctggctctggaggcagcagtggcaggagaggTTCGATTTCTGGAGGTTCTGGAAGCTCAGGTCATGGTGGATCAAGCTATGGCAGTGGAGGGTCcatctgtggaggaggaggaggag gctctggctctggaggcagcagtggcaggagaggTTCGATTTCTGGAGGTTCTGGAAGCTCAGGTCATGGTGGATCAAGCTATGGCAGTGGAGGGTCcatctgtggaggaggaggaggaggaggctctggctctggaggcagcagtggcaggagaggCTCCATTTCTGGAGGCTCTGGAAGCTCAGGGCATGGTGGATCGAGCTGTGGCAGTGGAGGGTCcatctgtg gaggaggaggctctggctctggaggcagcagtggcaggagaggGTCCATTTCTGGAGGCTCTGGAAGCACAGGTCATGGTGGATCAAGCTATGGCAGTGGAGGGTCcatctgtggaggaggaggaggcggctctggctctggaggcagcagtggcaggagaggTTCCATTTCTGGAGGCTCTGGAAGCTCAGGTCATGGTGGATCGAGCTATGGCAGTGGAGGGTCcatctgtggaggaggaggag gaggctctggctctggaggcagcagtggcaggagaggGTCCATGTCGGGCGAAGGTGGAAGCTCAG GTCATGGTGGATCGAGCTATGGCAGTGGAGGGTCcatctgtggaggaggaggaggaggctctggctcTGGAGGGAGCAGTGGCAGGAGGGGGTCCATTTCTGCAGGCTCTGGAAGCTCAGGTCATGGTGGATCGAGCTATGGCAGTGGAGGGTCcatctgtggaggaggagg aggaggctctggctCTGGAGGCAGCACTGTCAGGAGAGGCTCCATTTCTGGAGGCTCTGGAAGCACAGGTCATGGTGGATCGAGCTATGGCAGTGGAGGGTCcatctgtggaggaggaggaggctctggctctggaggcagcagtggcaggagaggTTCCATTTCTGGAGGCTCTGGAAGCTCAGGGCATGGTGGATCGAGCTATGGCAGTGGAGGGTCCATCTGTGGGGGAGGAGGCTCTggctctggaggcagcagtggcaggagaggGTCTATGTCTGGAGGCTCTGGAAGCTCAGGTCATGATGGATCGAGCTATGGCAGTGGAGGGTCcatctgtggaggaggag gaggaggctctggctctggaggcagcagtggcaggagaggGTCCATGTCGGGCGAAGGTGGAAGCTCAGGTCATGGTGGATCGAGCTATGGCAGTGGAGGGTCcatctgtggaggaggaggaggaggctctggaGGGAGCAGTGGCAGGAGAGGTTCCATTTCTGGAGGCTCTGGAAGCTCAT GTCATGGTGGATCAAGCTATGGCAGTGGAGGGTCCATCTGTGGAGGAGGCGGCTCTGGCTCTGGAGACAGCTGTGGCAGGAGGGGGTCCACTTCTGGAGGCTCTGGAAGCACAGGTCATGGTGGATCAAGCTATGGCAGTGGAGGGTCcatctgtggaggaggaggaggag gaggaggctctggaggcagcagtggcaggagaggGTCCATGTCGGGCGAAGGTGGAAGCTCAGGTCATGGTGGATCGAGCTATGGCAGTGGAGGGTCcatctgtggaggaggaggaggcggcggctctggctctggaggcagcagtggcaggagaggGTCTATGTCTGGAG GCTCTGGTAGCTCAGGTCATGGTGGATCAAGCTATGGCAGTGGAGGGTCcatctgtggaggaggaggaggctctggctcTGGAGGGAGCAGTGGCAGGAGAGGCTCCATTTCTGGAGGCTCTGGAAGCTCAGGTCATGGTGGATCGAGCTATGGCAGTGGAGGGTCcatctgtggaggaggag gaggaggctctggctctggaggcagcagtggcaggagag GCTCCATTTCTGGAGGCTCTGGAAGCTCAGGTCATGGTGGATCGAGCTATGGCAGTGGAGGGTCcatctgtggaggaggaggaggag gctctggctctggaggcagcagtggcaggagaggCTCCATTTCTGGAGGCTCTGGAAGCTCAGGTCATGGTGGATCGAGCTATGGCAGTGGAGGGTCCATctgcggaggaggaggaggcagctctggaggcagcagtggcaggagaggGTCCATGTTGGGCGAAGGTGGAAGCTCAGGTCATGGTGGATCGAGCTATGGCAGTGGAGGGTCCATCTGTGGACGAGGAGAAGTCTCTGGCTGTGGTTCTGGAGGAAGTATTGGTAGGAGAGGTTCCATGTCTGAAGGTTGTGGAAGCTCAGCCCCTGGTTCCTGTACGTTTGATGTTGGGGAAGGGTCTCCTTGTGAGGGATCCGGCTCTGGGGGTTCCTTCAGTTCTGTCTTTGAAGGGCACAGCTCTGTTGCTTTGGGGTCAAGGTCCGCGGGCATCTCTGATTCTGGCCGAGTTGGGGATGGCTTTGGATgtgggagcagctctggggaggaGGAATACCAGTGAGGCATTTTGGGTTGTGGCGGACTTGAACCGTTTGGTCTTGAGGATGGGGCTGGGAATGGGACTGATGGAGGGTGTGCTCGCAGGGGGGAATGCTTGTCTGCCTGGGGATGTGGTCAGGGACCCACCCTTCTTCCAGAGATCCCTACCACAATAA
- the LOC121061185 gene encoding uncharacterized protein LOC121061185 isoform X12 gives MVDRAMAVEGPSVEEEEAALALEAAVAGEGPCRAKVEAQVMVDRAMAVEGPSVEEEEEALALEAAVAGEVRFLEVLEAQVMVDQAMAVEGPSVEEEEEALALEAAVAGEAPFLEALEAQVMVDRAMAVEGPSVEEEEAALALEAAVAGEGPCRAKVEAQVMVDRAMAVEGPSVEEEEEEALALEAAVAGEVRFLEVLEAQVMVDRAMAVEGPSVEEEEEEALALEAAVAGEVPFLEALEAQVMVDRAMAVEGPSVEEEEALALEGAVAGEVPFLEALEAQVMVDRAMAVEGPSVEKEEALALEAAVAGEAPFLEALEAQGMVDRAMAVEGPSVEEEEEALALEAAVAGEVRFLEVLEAQVMVDQAMAVEGPSVEEEEEALALEAAVAGEVRFLEVLEAQVMVDQAMAVEGPSVEEEEEEALALEAAVAGEAPFLEALEAQGMVDRAVAVEGPSVEEEALALEAAVAGEGPFLEALEAQVMVDQAMAVEGPSVEEEEAALALEAAVAGEVPFLEALEAQVMVDRAMAVEGPSVEEEEEALALEAAVAGEGPCRAKVEAQVMVDRAMAVEGPSVEEEEEALALEGAVAGGGPFLQALEAQVMVDRAMAVEGPSVEEEEEALALEAALSGEAPFLEALEAQVMVDRAMAVEGPSVEEEEALALEAAVAGEVPFLEALEAQGMVDRAMAVEGPSVGEEALALEAAVAGEGLCLEALEAQVMMDRAMAVEGPSVEEEALALEAAVAGEGPCRAKVEAQVMVDRAMAVEGPSVEEEEEALEGAVAGEVPFLEALEAHVMVDQAMAVEGPSVEEAALALETAVAGGGPLLEALEAQVMVDQAMAVEGPSVEEEEEEEALEAAVAGEGPCRAKVEAQVMVDRAMAVEGPSVEEEEAAALALEAAVAGEGLCLEALVAQVMVDQAMAVEGPSVEEEEALALEGAVAGEAPFLEALEAQVMVDRAMAVEGPSVEEEEEALALEAAVAGEAPFLEALEAQVMVDRAMAVEGPSVEEEEEALALEAAVAGEAPFLEALEAQVMVDRAMAVEGPSAEEEEAALEAAVAGEGPCWAKVEAQVMVDRAMAVEGPSVDEEKSLAVVLEEVLVGEVPCLKVVEAQPLVPVRLMLGKGLLVRDPALGVPSVLSLKGTALLLWGQGPRASLILAELGMALDVGAALGRRNTSEAFWVVADLNRLVLRMGLGMGLMEGVLAGGNACLPGDVVRDPPFFQRSLPQ, from the exons ATGGTGGATCGAGCTATGGCAGTGGAGGGTCcatctgtggaggaggaggaggcagctctggctctggaggcagcagtggcaggagaggGTCCATGTCGGGCGAAGGTGGAAGCTCAGGTCATGGTGGATCGAGCTATGGCAGTGGAGGGTCcatctgtggaggaggaggaggaggctctggctctggaggcagcagtggcaggagaggTTCGATTTCTGGAGGTTCTGGAAGCTCAGGTCATGGTGGATCAAGCTATGGCAGTGGAGGGTCcatctgtggaggaggaggaggaggctctggctctggaggcagcagtggcaggagaggCTCCATTTCTGGAG GCTCTGGAAGCTCAGGTCATGGTGGATCGAGCTATGGCAGTGGAGGGTCcatctgtggaggaggaggaggcagctctggctctggaggcagcagtggcaggagaggGTCCATGTCGGGCGAAGGTGGAAGCTCAGGTCATGGTGGATCGAGCTATGGCAGTGGAGGGTCcatctgtggaggaggaggaggaggaggctctggctctggaggcagcagtggcaggagaggTTCGATTTCTGGAGGTTCTGGAAGCTCAGGTCATGGTGGATCGAGCTATGGCAGTGGAGGGTCcatctgtggaggaggaggaggaggaggctctggctctggaggcagcagtggcaggagaggTTCCATTTCTGGAGGCTCTGGAAGCTCAGGTCATGGTGGATCGAGCTATGGCAGTGGAGGGTCcatctgtggaggaggaggaggctctggctcTGGAGGGAGCAGTGGCAGGAGAGGTTCCATTTCTGGAGGCTCTGGAAGCTCAGGTCATGGTGGATCGAGCTATGGCAGTGGAGGGTCCATCtgtggagaaggaggaggctctggctctggaggcagcagtggcaggagaggCTCCATTTCTGGAGGCTCTGGAAGCTCAGGGCATGGTGGATCGAGCTATGGCAGTGGAGGGTCcatctgtggaggaggaggaggaggctctggctctggaggcagcagtggcaggagaggTTCGATTTCTGGAGGTTCTGGAAGCTCAGGTCATGGTGGATCAAGCTATGGCAGTGGAGGGTCcatctgtggaggaggaggaggag gctctggctctggaggcagcagtggcaggagaggTTCGATTTCTGGAGGTTCTGGAAGCTCAGGTCATGGTGGATCAAGCTATGGCAGTGGAGGGTCcatctgtggaggaggaggaggaggaggctctggctctggaggcagcagtggcaggagaggCTCCATTTCTGGAGGCTCTGGAAGCTCAGGGCATGGTGGATCGAGCTGTGGCAGTGGAGGGTCcatctgtg gaggaggaggctctggctctggaggcagcagtggcaggagaggGTCCATTTCTGGAGGCTCTGGAAGCACAGGTCATGGTGGATCAAGCTATGGCAGTGGAGGGTCcatctgtggaggaggaggaggcggctctggctctggaggcagcagtggcaggagaggTTCCATTTCTGGAGGCTCTGGAAGCTCAGGTCATGGTGGATCGAGCTATGGCAGTGGAGGGTCcatctgtggaggaggaggag gaggctctggctctggaggcagcagtggcaggagaggGTCCATGTCGGGCGAAGGTGGAAGCTCAG GTCATGGTGGATCGAGCTATGGCAGTGGAGGGTCcatctgtggaggaggaggaggaggctctggctcTGGAGGGAGCAGTGGCAGGAGGGGGTCCATTTCTGCAGGCTCTGGAAGCTCAGGTCATGGTGGATCGAGCTATGGCAGTGGAGGGTCcatctgtggaggaggagg aggaggctctggctCTGGAGGCAGCACTGTCAGGAGAGGCTCCATTTCTGGAGGCTCTGGAAGCACAGGTCATGGTGGATCGAGCTATGGCAGTGGAGGGTCcatctgtggaggaggaggaggctctggctctggaggcagcagtggcaggagaggTTCCATTTCTGGAGGCTCTGGAAGCTCAGGGCATGGTGGATCGAGCTATGGCAGTGGAGGGTCCATCTGTGGGGGAGGAGGCTCTggctctggaggcagcagtggcaggagaggGTCTATGTCTGGAGGCTCTGGAAGCTCAGGTCATGATGGATCGAGCTATGGCAGTGGAGGGTCcatctgtggaggaggag gctctggctctggaggcagcagtggcaggagaggGTCCATGTCGGGCGAAGGTGGAAGCTCAGGTCATGGTGGATCGAGCTATGGCAGTGGAGGGTCcatctgtggaggaggaggaggaggctctggaGGGAGCAGTGGCAGGAGAGGTTCCATTTCTGGAGGCTCTGGAAGCTCAT GTCATGGTGGATCAAGCTATGGCAGTGGAGGGTCCATCTGTGGAGGAGGCGGCTCTGGCTCTGGAGACAGCTGTGGCAGGAGGGGGTCCACTTCTGGAGGCTCTGGAAGCACAGGTCATGGTGGATCAAGCTATGGCAGTGGAGGGTCcatctgtggaggaggaggaggag gaggaggctctggaggcagcagtggcaggagaggGTCCATGTCGGGCGAAGGTGGAAGCTCAGGTCATGGTGGATCGAGCTATGGCAGTGGAGGGTCcatctgtggaggaggaggaggcggcggctctggctctggaggcagcagtggcaggagaggGTCTATGTCTGGAG GCTCTGGTAGCTCAGGTCATGGTGGATCAAGCTATGGCAGTGGAGGGTCcatctgtggaggaggaggaggctctggctcTGGAGGGAGCAGTGGCAGGAGAGGCTCCATTTCTGGAGGCTCTGGAAGCTCAGGTCATGGTGGATCGAGCTATGGCAGTGGAGGGTCcatctgtggaggaggag gaggaggctctggctctggaggcagcagtggcaggagag GCTCCATTTCTGGAGGCTCTGGAAGCTCAGGTCATGGTGGATCGAGCTATGGCAGTGGAGGGTCcatctgtggaggaggaggaggag gctctggctctggaggcagcagtggcaggagaggCTCCATTTCTGGAGGCTCTGGAAGCTCAGGTCATGGTGGATCGAGCTATGGCAGTGGAGGGTCCATctgcggaggaggaggaggcagctctggaggcagcagtggcaggagaggGTCCATGTTGGGCGAAGGTGGAAGCTCAGGTCATGGTGGATCGAGCTATGGCAGTGGAGGGTCCATCTGTGGACGAGGAGAAGTCTCTGGCTGTGGTTCTGGAGGAAGTATTGGTAGGAGAGGTTCCATGTCTGAAGGTTGTGGAAGCTCAGCCCCTGGTTCCTGTACGTTTGATGTTGGGGAAGGGTCTCCTTGTGAGGGATCCGGCTCTGGGGGTTCCTTCAGTTCTGTCTTTGAAGGGCACAGCTCTGTTGCTTTGGGGTCAAGGTCCGCGGGCATCTCTGATTCTGGCCGAGTTGGGGATGGCTTTGGATgtgggagcagctctggggaggaGGAATACCAGTGAGGCATTTTGGGTTGTGGCGGACTTGAACCGTTTGGTCTTGAGGATGGGGCTGGGAATGGGACTGATGGAGGGTGTGCTCGCAGGGGGGAATGCTTGTCTGCCTGGGGATGTGGTCAGGGACCCACCCTTCTTCCAGAGATCCCTACCACAATAA
- the LOC121061185 gene encoding uncharacterized protein LOC121061185 isoform X19, with the protein MVDRAMAVEGPSVEEEEAALALEAAVAGEGPCRAKVEAQVMVDRAMAVEGPSVEEEEEALALEAAVAGEVRFLEVLEAQVMVDQAMAVEGPSVEEEEEALALEAAVAGEAPFLEALEAQVMVDRAMAVEGPSVEEEEAALALEAAVAGEGPCRAKVEAQVMVDRAMAVEGPSVEEEEEEALALEAAVAGEVRFLEVLEAQVMVDRAMAVEGPSVEEEEEEALALEAAVAGEVPFLEALEAQVMVDRAMAVEGPSVEEEEALALEGAVAGEVPFLEALEAQVMVDRAMAVEGPSVEKEEALALEAAVAGEAPFLEALEAQGMVDRAMAVEGPSVEEEEEALALEAAVAGEVRFLEVLEAQVMVDQAMAVEGPSVEEEEEALALEAAVAGEVRFLEVLEAQVMVDQAMAVEGPSVEEEEEEALALEAAVAGEAPFLEALEAQGMVDRAVAVEGPSVEEEALALEAAVAGEGPFLEALEAQVMVDQAMAVEGPSVEEEEAALALEAAVAGEVPFLEALEAQVMVDRAMAVEGPSVEEEEEALALEAAVAGEGPCRAKVEAQVMVDRAMAVEGPSVEEEEEALALEGAVAGGGPFLQALEAQVMVDRAMAVEGPSVEEEEEALALEAALSGEAPFLEALEAQVMVDRAMAVEGPSVEEEEALALEAAVAGEVPFLEALEAQGMVDRAMAVEGPSVGEEALALEAAVAGEGLCLEALEAQVMMDRAMAVEGPSVEEEEEEEALEGAVAGEVPFLEALEAHVMVDQAMAVEGPSVEEAALALETAVAGGGPLLEALEAQVMVDQAMAVEGPSVEEEEEEEALEAAVAGEGPCRAKVEAQVMVDRAMAVEGPSVEEEEAAALALEAAVAGEGLCLEALVAQVMVDQAMAVEGPSVEEEEALALEGAVAGEAPFLEALEAQVMVDRAMAVEGPSVEEEEEALALEAAVAGEAPFLEALEAQVMVDRAMAVEGPSVEEEEEALALEAAVAGEAPFLEALEAQVMVDRAMAVEGPSAEEEEAALEAAVAGEGPCWAKVEAQVMVDRAMAVEGPSVDEEKSLAVVLEEVLVGEVPCLKVVEAQPLVPVRLMLGKGLLVRDPALGVPSVLSLKGTALLLWGQGPRASLILAELGMALDVGAALGRRNTSEAFWVVADLNRLVLRMGLGMGLMEGVLAGGNACLPGDVVRDPPFFQRSLPQ; encoded by the exons ATGGTGGATCGAGCTATGGCAGTGGAGGGTCcatctgtggaggaggaggaggcagctctggctctggaggcagcagtggcaggagaggGTCCATGTCGGGCGAAGGTGGAAGCTCAGGTCATGGTGGATCGAGCTATGGCAGTGGAGGGTCcatctgtggaggaggaggaggaggctctggctctggaggcagcagtggcaggagaggTTCGATTTCTGGAGGTTCTGGAAGCTCAGGTCATGGTGGATCAAGCTATGGCAGTGGAGGGTCcatctgtggaggaggaggaggaggctctggctctggaggcagcagtggcaggagaggCTCCATTTCTGGAG GCTCTGGAAGCTCAGGTCATGGTGGATCGAGCTATGGCAGTGGAGGGTCcatctgtggaggaggaggaggcagctctggctctggaggcagcagtggcaggagaggGTCCATGTCGGGCGAAGGTGGAAGCTCAGGTCATGGTGGATCGAGCTATGGCAGTGGAGGGTCcatctgtggaggaggaggaggaggaggctctggctctggaggcagcagtggcaggagaggTTCGATTTCTGGAGGTTCTGGAAGCTCAGGTCATGGTGGATCGAGCTATGGCAGTGGAGGGTCcatctgtggaggaggaggaggaggaggctctggctctggaggcagcagtggcaggagaggTTCCATTTCTGGAGGCTCTGGAAGCTCAGGTCATGGTGGATCGAGCTATGGCAGTGGAGGGTCcatctgtggaggaggaggaggctctggctcTGGAGGGAGCAGTGGCAGGAGAGGTTCCATTTCTGGAGGCTCTGGAAGCTCAGGTCATGGTGGATCGAGCTATGGCAGTGGAGGGTCCATCtgtggagaaggaggaggctctggctctggaggcagcagtggcaggagaggCTCCATTTCTGGAGGCTCTGGAAGCTCAGGGCATGGTGGATCGAGCTATGGCAGTGGAGGGTCcatctgtggaggaggaggaggaggctctggctctggaggcagcagtggcaggagaggTTCGATTTCTGGAGGTTCTGGAAGCTCAGGTCATGGTGGATCAAGCTATGGCAGTGGAGGGTCcatctgtggaggaggaggaggag gctctggctctggaggcagcagtggcaggagaggTTCGATTTCTGGAGGTTCTGGAAGCTCAGGTCATGGTGGATCAAGCTATGGCAGTGGAGGGTCcatctgtggaggaggaggaggaggaggctctggctctggaggcagcagtggcaggagaggCTCCATTTCTGGAGGCTCTGGAAGCTCAGGGCATGGTGGATCGAGCTGTGGCAGTGGAGGGTCcatctgtg gaggaggaggctctggctctggaggcagcagtggcaggagaggGTCCATTTCTGGAGGCTCTGGAAGCACAGGTCATGGTGGATCAAGCTATGGCAGTGGAGGGTCcatctgtggaggaggaggaggcggctctggctctggaggcagcagtggcaggagaggTTCCATTTCTGGAGGCTCTGGAAGCTCAGGTCATGGTGGATCGAGCTATGGCAGTGGAGGGTCcatctgtggaggaggaggag gaggctctggctctggaggcagcagtggcaggagaggGTCCATGTCGGGCGAAGGTGGAAGCTCAG GTCATGGTGGATCGAGCTATGGCAGTGGAGGGTCcatctgtggaggaggaggaggaggctctggctcTGGAGGGAGCAGTGGCAGGAGGGGGTCCATTTCTGCAGGCTCTGGAAGCTCAGGTCATGGTGGATCGAGCTATGGCAGTGGAGGGTCcatctgtggaggaggagg aggaggctctggctCTGGAGGCAGCACTGTCAGGAGAGGCTCCATTTCTGGAGGCTCTGGAAGCACAGGTCATGGTGGATCGAGCTATGGCAGTGGAGGGTCcatctgtggaggaggaggaggctctggctctggaggcagcagtggcaggagaggTTCCATTTCTGGAGGCTCTGGAAGCTCAGGGCATGGTGGATCGAGCTATGGCAGTGGAGGGTCCATCTGTGGGGGAGGAGGCTCTggctctggaggcagcagtggcaggagaggGTCTATGTCTGGAGGCTCTGGAAGCTCAGGTCATGATGGATCGAGCTATGGCAGTGGAGGGTCcatctgtggaggaggag gaggaggaggaggctctggaGGGAGCAGTGGCAGGAGAGGTTCCATTTCTGGAGGCTCTGGAAGCTCAT GTCATGGTGGATCAAGCTATGGCAGTGGAGGGTCCATCTGTGGAGGAGGCGGCTCTGGCTCTGGAGACAGCTGTGGCAGGAGGGGGTCCACTTCTGGAGGCTCTGGAAGCACAGGTCATGGTGGATCAAGCTATGGCAGTGGAGGGTCcatctgtggaggaggaggaggag gaggaggctctggaggcagcagtggcaggagaggGTCCATGTCGGGCGAAGGTGGAAGCTCAGGTCATGGTGGATCGAGCTATGGCAGTGGAGGGTCcatctgtggaggaggaggaggcggcggctctggctctggaggcagcagtggcaggagaggGTCTATGTCTGGAG GCTCTGGTAGCTCAGGTCATGGTGGATCAAGCTATGGCAGTGGAGGGTCcatctgtggaggaggaggaggctctggctcTGGAGGGAGCAGTGGCAGGAGAGGCTCCATTTCTGGAGGCTCTGGAAGCTCAGGTCATGGTGGATCGAGCTATGGCAGTGGAGGGTCcatctgtggaggaggag gaggaggctctggctctggaggcagcagtggcaggagag GCTCCATTTCTGGAGGCTCTGGAAGCTCAGGTCATGGTGGATCGAGCTATGGCAGTGGAGGGTCcatctgtggaggaggaggaggag gctctggctctggaggcagcagtggcaggagaggCTCCATTTCTGGAGGCTCTGGAAGCTCAGGTCATGGTGGATCGAGCTATGGCAGTGGAGGGTCCATctgcggaggaggaggaggcagctctggaggcagcagtggcaggagaggGTCCATGTTGGGCGAAGGTGGAAGCTCAGGTCATGGTGGATCGAGCTATGGCAGTGGAGGGTCCATCTGTGGACGAGGAGAAGTCTCTGGCTGTGGTTCTGGAGGAAGTATTGGTAGGAGAGGTTCCATGTCTGAAGGTTGTGGAAGCTCAGCCCCTGGTTCCTGTACGTTTGATGTTGGGGAAGGGTCTCCTTGTGAGGGATCCGGCTCTGGGGGTTCCTTCAGTTCTGTCTTTGAAGGGCACAGCTCTGTTGCTTTGGGGTCAAGGTCCGCGGGCATCTCTGATTCTGGCCGAGTTGGGGATGGCTTTGGATgtgggagcagctctggggaggaGGAATACCAGTGAGGCATTTTGGGTTGTGGCGGACTTGAACCGTTTGGTCTTGAGGATGGGGCTGGGAATGGGACTGATGGAGGGTGTGCTCGCAGGGGGGAATGCTTGTCTGCCTGGGGATGTGGTCAGGGACCCACCCTTCTTCCAGAGATCCCTACCACAATAA